In Osmia lignaria lignaria isolate PbOS001 chromosome 5, iyOsmLign1, whole genome shotgun sequence, a single genomic region encodes these proteins:
- the LOC143305335 gene encoding uncharacterized protein LOC143305335: protein MTEDKTEVQASEFRSVKLPVDQETMKIVLDIIEAPLERSTYQDIKQALIEFLAKSDEANLRCLLSGLELGDRKLSELLREMTQLAGASVGENALNTLRMQRLPTRVQEVLTIIDDAALDHLAKVADKTMERSALEMAAVAERPPARKDAIDDARRDQDSDLAAIVKRLSRIETRLSCRQRSPAKRRWHRRRSSSGSAERRNGLCYFHHRFGSESWKCRQPCAWSGPDKRKSEN from the exons ATGACCGAAGACAAGACGGAGGTACAAGCCAGCGAGTTTAGAAGCGTGAAGCTACCAGTAG ATCAAGAAACGATGAAAATCGTTTTAGATATTATTGAAGCTCCTCTTGAGAGGAGCACATATCAGGATATTAAACAGGCGCTTATTGAATTTCTGGCAAAATCAGACGAGGCTAACCTGAGGTGTCTCTTGTCTGGATTAGAGTTAGGAGACAGAAAACTGTCGGAACTGTTGAGGGAGATGACTCAACTTGCTGGAGCGAGCGTTGGTGAAAACGCTTTAAATACCCTGCGGATGCAGAGGCTCCCTACGAGAGTTCAAGAGGTCCTGACTATCATAGATGATGCTGCATTGGATCATCTGGCGAAGGTCGCTGATAAGACAATGGAGCGTTCAGCACTGGAAATGGCCGCCGTAGCGGAGCGTCCTCCCGCCAGGAAGGACGCCATCGATGACGCTAGGCGAGATCAAGATAGCGACCTGGCAGCCATTGTGAAGAGGCTTTCTAGGATCGAGACGAGGTTGTCATGTCGTCAACGGAGCCCAGCAAAACGCCGCTGGCATAGAAGACGCAGCAGTTCAGGAAGTGCAGAGCGGCGAAATGGCCTGTGTTATTTCCACCATAGATTCGGAAGCGAATCTTGGAAGTGTAGACAGCCTTGCGCATGGAGTGGCCCCGACAAGAGGAAGTCGGAAAACTAG